The sequence below is a genomic window from Polyangiaceae bacterium.
TGCACCTCCGGGGCGCCTCGGGGCACGCCGCCCACCTGGAGCAGCAAGTCACCCTTGGCCACGACCTGGCCCGCGACCACCGGAACCCGGGTCACCTGACCGGGTTTCACGAAAGACAGCGTTCGCTGGCGATCGGCAGCAAACTCCACGGTGCCGTAGCTGACGATCGCGCGCTCGACTCTCCCGCGCTCGATCTTGGCAGCGGAGACCGCAGCGCTCACCTCGCGGCGGGTGGGGTTGCCGTCCCCCTCTGCGTGGCACGCCGAGAGGCCGAGGCCAACCAGGACCAAGATCGCGCGTTTCACCCGGTACCCCCGCAGCTGTTGGTGGCCGTGATGCGAGCTTCCGCCAGCGCCTGGGATAGCGCTGCCTCTTGGAGCTTCTGCTCGAGCAGCGCCGCGCGCACCGTTTGATACTCGAGCTGACTCAAGTTCCCTTCCGCGACGGCCGCTTGCTCCTTGCTCTCGATGGCTTCCAGAGACGGAATCGCTGCTCGCACCGCGGGCAGTTGCTTCGCGATGAGAGTGGAGAACCGCGAGAGTCGGTCGATGTCCACCCGGGTGGCGATCACTCTCGCGTCGTACTCTCGCATCAAGCGAGTGCGTGTGGCCTCCGCCGACGCGACCTGAGCCTGATTTCGGTCGAACACGGGCAGCTCCACGCTCACGAAGGCACCCACGAAGCTCAGGGGCGTTTCGTCTCGCTGATAGCTGATACCAACATTGACGGCAGGAAACTGGTCGAGAACGGCGGCGCGCGTCGCCTCGTCCTGGGATCGATACCCGTAGCGCAGCGCGCGGATGTCGATGCGCCGGGTCAAGCACTCGCTGACGCTCGGAAAAGAGCCGCCTGCCAGCTTCGGATCCTGCGGTGTCTCCACCTGGATGCGCTCGAGATTGGGCTCTCCGAGCAGAGCAATCAGGTCACTCTCGCTCGTGAGCTCGGTCTGCTCGAGCTCGTTGACGGTGCGGCGCACGTTCTCCACGGCGGCGACCTGCACACCCACCTGGTCGATGGTCTGGTCGCCGGCAACGCTCGCCTTCTTCATGCTATCGGCAGCGTGCGTCTGGAAGTCGAGCTCCTCGCGCGCAAGCTTCAAGCGGCGCCGGAGCCAACCCAACCGGACGACGAGCAGACGAGCTTGGCCCGCGACGACCCACTCCTGCCACGCGATGCCGAGATCGATCTGGGTCACGCCGGCCTTGGCCGCGCTGCGCTTGGCGCCACGCGCGACGAAGGGCTTCAGCGCCATTTCCAGCGAGACGGACCAGGCGTTGGAAGCGCCGGCAGAGTTGACGCCAAAGGGATGGTCGAAGGAGCCGGAGAGCACGGGGTTCGGCAGGATGCCCGCCGCCACGACTTGAGCCTGCGCTTCTCCCCGTGAGCTCCGCAGCGCGATCAGGTCGGGGTTGCGCAGCACCGCGATCACGGCTGCCTCGTCCGGCCCGAGCCCATCGGCCAGGTCCACGCGAAGCTCGCCTCGTGTGGCGCCATCGAGCGAGACACGCAGCGGAGCCACACGCGGCGGACGCGTCGTAGCGCTGGGCGTCGTGGGCAGCGGCTCAGGTCGATAGGAAGCACAACCGGTGCACAAGACGAGCAGCAGGATGGTGGCGTCGCGCGGCAACGGCGGAAGCCTAACCAGCAGCGGCGCTCCCTGCAATTCGCCAACATTGGTCGCGGGCCGTCTTGTGTCCGAGCGACGCGAAGGAATTCCATTCGGCGGGCACTCACGTCCCGACCGCAATCAACCCTGATGAACTTGCTTCGAGGCGTCGTGCCGTTGCTGATTGCGGTGGGTCTCTAAAATGAGCCTGCCCACGCTCGCCTTCGGTACTGACGGACTTGCACAAGGCCGCCGTGCGTGGGCAGCAGCTCGCGCGTGACGCGCCTTTGGGGAGTTGCAATGCGCAATCTACGTGGAGCCATCGTTGGCTACGGATTCATCGCGGAGAAGGGACATGCGCCCGCCTATCGTGCGACGGAAAGGGCCGGGCTAGGGCTCGAGATCGTTGCCATCGCCGATGGTTGCCCGGCACGGCGCGACAAGGCGGCGCAGGACTTCCCTGACGCGCGCATCTACGCGGATCACGCGACGCTTCTGTCACGTGAAGTGGAGCTCGACTTCGTCGATGTCTCGACTCCGCCGAGCTCTCACGCCGAAGTGTCCATCGCTGCGCTCGAACGTGGTCTCCACGTGCTCTGCGAGAAACCCTTGGCGACGTCCTTTGCGGACGCAGCACGAATGGCGGCGCACGCGTCTCGCGTGGGGCGCGTGCTGCTTCCCTGCCACAACTACAAGCATGCTCCGGTGGTTCGCGCGGTGGATTCTGCGCTGGCAAGCGGGGTGATCGGCGAAGTTCAACTGGTCACGATGCAGACGTTTCGCAACACGCACGCGCGTGGCACGGCGGAATGGCGGCCGGATTGGCGGCGTGAGCGGGCCATTGCAGGGGGCGGCATCGGCATGGACCACGGACCGCACACGTTCTATCTCGCCTTCGATTGGTTGGGAGCGTATCCCACGTCCATCACGGCCAAGACCTCGGCGCTATCCGGGCGTGACACGGAAGACAACCTCAGCTGCACGATCACGTTCCCGCACGCCTTGGTCAACGCCCACCTGACATGGACCGCAGGCGTACGCCGTGTGATCTACACCCTTCACGGACCTCGTGGTGCGATCGTGGTGGAAGACGACGACGTCCAGATCACCCTCTCTCACCAACAGGCCGGCGGCGGAATCGAATGGGAGACGGTGCGGCAGAGCGTTTCCTCTTCCTGGATGGATGCCAGCCACGTGTCGTGGTTCTCCTCTCTGCTCGAGCAGTTTGCGCTCACCATTGAGCGGAACGAGTACGTCAGCAAGGAAACGACGGATGCCGTTCGCAGCATCGAGTTGATCGAGGCGGCCTACGCCTCCGCCGCGCGCAACTCGATCGACGTCCCCTTGGGGCAAGCACGGCCGCAGGCCGTCACCGTTGGTCCAATGCTCGCGCTGGAGCAGGGATGAACGATCTGGCCATTTCGATTGGCCTGTTCGGTGTGGCGGGGACTGCGGCGCTTGCGTACCTCGGGCGGGCTGTTTTCGCGGGACGCTTGCGCTCCGCGCGCATCGAGCGCGGAGGCTCCAGTTGGTTGCTCGGACGCGACGTTCAGGAAGTGGGCTACTTCGCATTGCAGCCCTTCGCAGGCGCTTGCGTTCGTCTGGGCGTGGGTGCGAACGCCATCACCGGCCTGTCGCTGGTGCTGGGAGCGGCCGCTGGCGTCGCGATCGCGCTCGGCCACCTCGGCTTGGCGGGGGTTCTCGCGGCCCTGTCGTTTCTCGGCGACGCCCTGGACGGAATGGTGGCCCGCGCATCCGGCACGGCCAGCAACGCGGGCGAGCTCCTGGATGCCGTCGTCGATCGCCTGGTCGAGTTCTTCTTGTTCGCGGGGATCTACTACTACCTTGCCTATACCCGCATCGGCTCGAGCTTGACGCTGCTCGCCCTGCTCGGCTCGTTCATGGTCAGCCACACCACGGCCGAGGCCGAGAGGCTGGGCGTGGACGCCCCGCGTGGCCTCATGCGACGCGCCGAGCGCGCCGTGTACATGACGGTGGGCGTCAGTGCGGTTCCAATCGCTCATTGGCTTGCCGCGCGAGCTGGCGCCTCGGTCTGGATCGGCGACCTTCCCCTGTTCATTTCCCTCGGACTGGTCGGCATCATCTCCAATGTGTCGACGGTGCTCAGGGTACGCGCGGTGGCCCGGAGCGAATCGGAGAGCGAACGGGACTCGAAGAAGGTCGTCGCTACCAACGGGCTTTCGCTCCGACTGCTGGGTCGACACCAAGTCGCAGCCATCGTCGCGACGTGCATCGATTTCGGGACCATGGTCGCGCTCGTGGAGCTCCTCTCTGTCCCCCCGGAGCTGGCAACGGCCGTTGGAGCGGTCGTCGGAGGGCTGACCAACTTCTTCATGGGCCGGCGCTGGGTTTTCTCTGCAGAGTCGGGTGCTCTTCCCAGGCAGGCACTGCGCTACGCGTTGGTCTCACTGGCGAGCGCGGGCTGGAACACGCTGGGTGAATACGTCGTCGTTCGCGCCCTCGGGGTCCAGTACCTGCTCGGGCGCATAGCAGTGGCCGTGTGCGTCAGCATCGGCTGGAACTTCCCGCTGCACCGGAGCTTCGTCTTCGGCGAGGCCAAGGAACAAACCACATGACGCCATCCCATCCGGCGGACCAACACATCCATCTGAGAACGGAAGTCCCGGGACCCAAGAGCAAGCAGCTGAGAGCCAGAGAAGACGCGCACTTCGCGCCGGGGCTTCAGGCCTACGCAACGATGGCCGGCGTGGTCGTCGACCACGCCCGGGGCAGCGCGATCACGGACGTGGACGGAAACACGTTTCTCGACTTCATCGGCGGCATTGGGGTCAACGCGCTGGGTCACGCTCATCCTCGCGTGGTGAACGCGATCCAGGAGCAGGTCGCTCGAGTGTCCGTGGGCTCACTCACTTCGCGCGCGAGGGTAGAGCTCGGCGAGCTCGTGGCCCGGCGAACCCCGAGCGGTCTACACCGACTTCAGCTCTATTCGAGTGGCGCCGAAGCCGTCGAGAGCGCGCTGCGGCTGGCCAAGTCTCACACCAAGAAGCACGAGCTCGTCTCGTTCTCGGGCGGGTTTCACGGCAAGACGATGGGGGCGCTCTCCTTGATGGGCTCGTCGTTCAAGCGGCAGCTCGGGCCCATGGTCCCGGGCAGCCACATAGTGCCCTACGCCGACTGCTACCGCTGCCCGCTCTCCCTCCAGCATCCGAGTTGTGGGCTCGCCTGCGTGGAACAAGGTCGCAAGCAGCTGGCCGTGAGCTCGACCGGTTCGGTCGCGGCGTTCATCGTGGAACCCATGCAGGGAACGGCGGGCAATGTGGTGCCGCCGGAGGACTTCCTTCCAGCGGTGCTCGAGCTGGCCCGCGAGCACGACGCGCTGTTGATTGCGGACGAGATGATCACGGGGTTTGGTCGCACAGGGCGCTTTTGGGGCGTCGAGCATTCCGGTGTCGCTCCGGACATCGTCACCGTGGGCAAGGCCTTCGGGGGCGGCTTTCCGCTGTCGGGGATCCTCACCAGCGACGCCATCAGCATCGCCAAACCATGGTCCGTGCCGTCCGGATCATCCTCCAGCTACGGCGGGAATCCTCTGGGCGCTGCTGCCGGCGTTGCCGCAATCACTGCCATCGAGGAGGAACGCCTGGTGGAGAATTCGCGAATGGTGGGAGAGCACATGCTGCGAGAGCTCTCCGAGTTCGTCGAACGCTACCCGTTCGTGGGCCAAGTGCG
It includes:
- a CDS encoding TolC family protein; the encoded protein is MPRDATILLLVLCTGCASYRPEPLPTTPSATTRPPRVAPLRVSLDGATRGELRVDLADGLGPDEAAVIAVLRNPDLIALRSSRGEAQAQVVAAGILPNPVLSGSFDHPFGVNSAGASNAWSVSLEMALKPFVARGAKRSAAKAGVTQIDLGIAWQEWVVAGQARLLVVRLGWLRRRLKLAREELDFQTHAADSMKKASVAGDQTIDQVGVQVAAVENVRRTVNELEQTELTSESDLIALLGEPNLERIQVETPQDPKLAGGSFPSVSECLTRRIDIRALRYGYRSQDEATRAAVLDQFPAVNVGISYQRDETPLSFVGAFVSVELPVFDRNQAQVASAEATRTRLMREYDARVIATRVDIDRLSRFSTLIAKQLPAVRAAIPSLEAIESKEQAAVAEGNLSQLEYQTVRAALLEQKLQEAALSQALAEARITATNSCGGTG
- a CDS encoding Gfo/Idh/MocA family oxidoreductase, with amino-acid sequence MRNLRGAIVGYGFIAEKGHAPAYRATERAGLGLEIVAIADGCPARRDKAAQDFPDARIYADHATLLSREVELDFVDVSTPPSSHAEVSIAALERGLHVLCEKPLATSFADAARMAAHASRVGRVLLPCHNYKHAPVVRAVDSALASGVIGEVQLVTMQTFRNTHARGTAEWRPDWRRERAIAGGGIGMDHGPHTFYLAFDWLGAYPTSITAKTSALSGRDTEDNLSCTITFPHALVNAHLTWTAGVRRVIYTLHGPRGAIVVEDDDVQITLSHQQAGGGIEWETVRQSVSSSWMDASHVSWFSSLLEQFALTIERNEYVSKETTDAVRSIELIEAAYASAARNSIDVPLGQARPQAVTVGPMLALEQG
- a CDS encoding GtrA family protein; this encodes MNDLAISIGLFGVAGTAALAYLGRAVFAGRLRSARIERGGSSWLLGRDVQEVGYFALQPFAGACVRLGVGANAITGLSLVLGAAAGVAIALGHLGLAGVLAALSFLGDALDGMVARASGTASNAGELLDAVVDRLVEFFLFAGIYYYLAYTRIGSSLTLLALLGSFMVSHTTAEAERLGVDAPRGLMRRAERAVYMTVGVSAVPIAHWLAARAGASVWIGDLPLFISLGLVGIISNVSTVLRVRAVARSESESERDSKKVVATNGLSLRLLGRHQVAAIVATCIDFGTMVALVELLSVPPELATAVGAVVGGLTNFFMGRRWVFSAESGALPRQALRYALVSLASAGWNTLGEYVVVRALGVQYLLGRIAVAVCVSIGWNFPLHRSFVFGEAKEQTT
- a CDS encoding aspartate aminotransferase family protein; translation: MTPSHPADQHIHLRTEVPGPKSKQLRAREDAHFAPGLQAYATMAGVVVDHARGSAITDVDGNTFLDFIGGIGVNALGHAHPRVVNAIQEQVARVSVGSLTSRARVELGELVARRTPSGLHRLQLYSSGAEAVESALRLAKSHTKKHELVSFSGGFHGKTMGALSLMGSSFKRQLGPMVPGSHIVPYADCYRCPLSLQHPSCGLACVEQGRKQLAVSSTGSVAAFIVEPMQGTAGNVVPPEDFLPAVLELAREHDALLIADEMITGFGRTGRFWGVEHSGVAPDIVTVGKAFGGGFPLSGILTSDAISIAKPWSVPSGSSSSYGGNPLGAAAGVAAITAIEEERLVENSRMVGEHMLRELSEFVERYPFVGQVRGRGLFLGMDLVRDKRTKEPLARATTTRMFQECVRRGLLSMVYASRFRIQPAINIDTKTADNGIAVLREVFDWTLDKGFWRD